The sequence TTTCGCGCGGTAACGGTCGATGCGATCGCTGCCCGTGCCGGCGCCAGCAAATCGACCATTTATCGCCGCTGGCCGACCAAGGAGTACCTGGTCATCGCGGCATTCGCGCAGACACCGAACCTCGCACCCGGCAGGCAGGGTACGATGGCGGAGCAGTTGATAGACGTGATCGCCCAGTTCGCCGGGTTCATGCAGGCCACGCCGCTCGGTGGCGTGCTGCCCGCGTTGGCCGCGGAGCGCACCCACAACCCGGCGCTCGATGGTGCCTTCGGTCCACTGGTGCGCGCGCGGCGCAAGCCGCTGCTCGATATCGTTCGCGCAGGGATCGCCGGTGGTGAATTGCCCGCGGGAACCAATGCGGAATTTGCCGCGGACATGTTTACCGGACCGGTGCTGCAACGACTCATGGTCCTGGGGCTGAAAACCGATCGGCGCTATGTGCGCCAGGTGGTGCTGACCGCCTGCGCCGGGCTGCGTGCGGCGCAGCCAGGTCGCGCGGTGCGGCGGCGCAGCGCAACGGAGGTGACGGGCGGATGATATTGTTGCAGGGCAGGGCGGCGGCCATAAGCGGCGCGGGTGGCGGCATCGGTCGCGCGCACGCGCTGCTGCTGGCGGCACACGGTGCCGCGGTGGTGGTCAACGATATCGACCTCGAGCGTGCGCAACAGGTGGTGGCGGAAATCGTCGCCAGCGGTGGTCGCGCGCTGGCCAATGGCGCGAGCATCGCGACGCGCGCCGGCGCCGAGGCGCTGGTGAGTGCCTGTGTGCAGGAGTTCGGCGCGATCGACCTGCTGGTGAACAACGCCGGGAACCTTCGTGACCGATCCTTTCTCAAGATGAGCGACGAGGAATTCGACAGCGTCTGGCAGGTGCACGTGAAAGGCAGTTTCTGGTGTGCCCAGGCTGCGGCTCGTCAGATGTGCGTTCAGGGCCGCGGCGGGGTCATCATCAATACCTGCTCGGGCTCGCATTTCGGCAATTTCGGGCAGAGCAATTACGCCGCGGCAAAAGGTGCCATCGCGTCGCTGACCTATACCTGGGCCATCGAACTGGCGCGCCACGGCATTCGCGTCAATGCGATCTGTCCGGTCGCGGCAACGCAGATGACACAGGGGATCATCAGCGGTCCGGATCCGGAGCAGGCGGCGATCTTCTGGGCGCCGGAGCGTAACAGCCCGCTGCTGGTCTACCTGGCCTCGGACGAGGCGGCCAACGTCAGTGGCCAGATCTTCGGTACCGGTGGCGAGCGGCTCGCGCATATGGTGCAGCCGCATTACGGCAAGACGCTGATCCGCCCGGGAGGATGGACCGTGGAAGCGGTGCGTGAGCAATTTCAGCAACAGATGCCACAGGAGTTCGATGTGTTCGGTATTTCCGCGAAACCCTATCCATTTCACGACGGGGTCAAGCCCCCGTCCCGGGATTGAGTCCATGGTTGGCATCATCGCCTGTGGCGCCGCGATACCGGTGCGCCGTTTACCGTTGTCATTGCTGGCCGGCAGGAGCGCAATGCCAGGCTCGCCGGAGCGCGCGCTGGCGTGGTCCGACGAGGATGCAATCACCCTGGCGGTCGCGGCGGCGCGCGACTGCCTGGTCGATTGTGATCGCAGCCGGATCGATTTGCTGCTGTTTGCCAGTACCACCGGCCCCTATGTCGAGAAGCTGGGCGCGGCGATCGTCGCGGCGGCGCTGGCGCTGGCACCGGGCACGCGCACCCTCGATGTCGCGAATTCGCTGCGTGGCGGCACCCAGGCGCTGCTGCTGGCGCTCGATGCGGTGCGTGCCGGTTCGGCGCACAGCGCACTGGTCGTGGTCGCTGATTGCCGCCAGGGAGCCCCGGGTTCCGCGCTGGAAGCAAACGGCGGTGATGCGGCTGCCGCGTTTCTGGTGGGCAATGGCGATGCGCTGTTCGAGGTGATCGACAGCGCCACGTGCAGCGCCGAGATCGTGGATGTGTGGCGCCGCCCCGGTGATCGTTTCGCCCATTCCTGGGAAGAGCGCTTCGTGCTCGCCCACGGCTACCTCGAGCCGATGCTCGCGGCGCAGGCGCAACTCGCGGCAAAAGCCCGGATCGATCTGTCCGCCTGCACCCATCGGCTGTTCTCGGCGCCCGATCGCAAGGCGCACCAGGCACTGCAGCAAGCGCTCGGTCCCGGTGCGTTGTCCCGGGAACCGTTGTTCGGCAGCGTGGGCAGTTGCGGCGCGGCGCATGTGCTGCTGCAACTGGTCGCGCTGGCCGAGACCGCGAGCCCCGGCGATACCGCGCTGCTGCTCAATCACGGCGACGGTGCCGATGCGCTCGGGCTGCGTTTTCATCGTGCGGCAAAAGCCCGCTTTCCCGCCCGGATCGCTCACCGCCTGGCGCTCTCGGGTATCGAGCAGTACCGGCGTGCCCGCGAACTGCTGGTCGAGGAGTACCAGGGGCACGATTTCCA comes from Gammaproteobacteria bacterium and encodes:
- a CDS encoding TetR/AcrR family transcriptional regulator, with protein sequence MNRTVKKNSVAGVRRGRPRSGASEQAILSATLELLAELGFRAVTVDAIAARAGASKSTIYRRWPTKEYLVIAAFAQTPNLAPGRQGTMAEQLIDVIAQFAGFMQATPLGGVLPALAAERTHNPALDGAFGPLVRARRKPLLDIVRAGIAGGELPAGTNAEFAADMFTGPVLQRLMVLGLKTDRRYVRQVVLTACAGLRAAQPGRAVRRRSATEVTGG
- a CDS encoding SDR family NAD(P)-dependent oxidoreductase — its product is MILLQGRAAAISGAGGGIGRAHALLLAAHGAAVVVNDIDLERAQQVVAEIVASGGRALANGASIATRAGAEALVSACVQEFGAIDLLVNNAGNLRDRSFLKMSDEEFDSVWQVHVKGSFWCAQAAARQMCVQGRGGVIINTCSGSHFGNFGQSNYAAAKGAIASLTYTWAIELARHGIRVNAICPVAATQMTQGIISGPDPEQAAIFWAPERNSPLLVYLASDEAANVSGQIFGTGGERLAHMVQPHYGKTLIRPGGWTVEAVREQFQQQMPQEFDVFGISAKPYPFHDGVKPPSRD
- a CDS encoding OB-fold domain-containing protein, whose amino-acid sequence is MVGIIACGAAIPVRRLPLSLLAGRSAMPGSPERALAWSDEDAITLAVAAARDCLVDCDRSRIDLLLFASTTGPYVEKLGAAIVAAALALAPGTRTLDVANSLRGGTQALLLALDAVRAGSAHSALVVVADCRQGAPGSALEANGGDAAAAFLVGNGDALFEVIDSATCSAEIVDVWRRPGDRFAHSWEERFVLAHGYLEPMLAAQAQLAAKARIDLSACTHRLFSAPDRKAHQALQQALGPGALSREPLFGSVGSCGAAHVLLQLVALAETASPGDTALLLNHGDGADALGLRFHRAAKARFPARIAHRLALSGIEQYRRARELLVEEYQGHDFQGISATVHYRDRGDDLALAGQRCECGEPRFPRARICVRCGLADRFGEEIYAERGATLLTYTLDAFFPSPDPPTVVGVVQVNDGPRIHVQLTDMPAGEVRIGMALEFVLRRMHCVGGRPNYFWKCRPPGAAS